From the genome of Nicotiana sylvestris chromosome 2, ASM39365v2, whole genome shotgun sequence, one region includes:
- the LOC104211088 gene encoding small RNA-binding protein 11, chloroplastic: protein MIMLMHKGLWPSNSSSAVLQPTFGLSRQSKFLKIQANFSGYPLASKIMVRNLPYSADESCLEKIFSNFGQVAEVKVVKDEVTQRSKGYAFIQYTSQENAMLALDNMDHKYLNGRVIFVEIAKPTKKDFGRYPKTCGPPEERLPSENEVPDLKENR, encoded by the exons ATGATAATGTTGATGCATAAGGGGTTATGGCCAAGCAACTCATCATCTGCTGTTTTGCAGCCAACATTTGGACTTTCACGTCAATCCAAATTCCTCAAAATCCAAGCTAATTTTTCCGGCTACCCTCTTGCCAGCAAGATTATGGTTAGAA ATTTACCATACTCCGCTGATGAAAGTTGTCTGGAGAAGATATTTTCGAATTTTGGCCAGGTGGCTGAAG TTAAGGTGGTCAAGGATGAAGTGACCCAGAGATCAAAGGGATATGCATTTATTCAGTACACTTCTCAAGAAAATGCCATGCTTGCTCTTGATAACATGGATCACAAG TACCTCAATGGCAGGGTTATTTTTGTGGAAATTGCGAAGCCAACGAAGAAAGACTTTGGCAGATACCCCAAAACTTGTGGACCACCTGAGGAAAGATTGCCATCTGAAAATGAGGTTCCAGACTTAAAAGAAAATCGTTAA
- the LOC104215873 gene encoding CBS domain-containing protein CBSX5-like, with protein sequence MVLEGDDYSVECHCIGKVSMVDVICYLCKQESLIDSSKVLEIPVLKILAKGDSIVKHLEPDSSLLEAIDHILEGIQNLEDVVLFLLNSIGVFSPMPTFSIELLNIIDHNILTVRYHDPEIFALDSIALAHIEQIVVAVVDDDNRLIGEISPSTLAYCDESVAAAITTLSAGDLMAYIDYGGPPEGLVELVNMRLHEKKTWPDARTDGRRVFRVVYIVFSF encoded by the exons ATGGTTCTAGAAGGAGATGATTATTCTGTTGAATGCCATTGCATAGGGAAGGTTTCAATGGTGGATGTGATTTGCTATTTATGTAAGCAGGAAAGTTTAATTGATTCTTCTAAGGTACTTGAGATTCCTGTATTAAAGATTTTGGCTAAAGGAGATTCAATTGTGAAGCATTTGGAGCCCGATTCAAGCTTGCTGGAAGCAATAGATCACATTCTTGAAGGTATCCAGAACCTG GAAGACGTTGTCCTCTTCCTTCTCAATTCCATTGGAGTGTTCTCCCCTATGCCCACCTTTTCAATTGAATTGCTCAACATCATCGATCACAACATCTTGACTGTTCGTTATCATGACCCTGAAATCTTTGCTTTGGATTCGATCGCTCTAGCACATATTGAACAAATAGTAGTGGCAGTTGTCGATGATGACAACAGACTAATCGGGGAAATCTCTCCCTCTACTCTTGCCTACTGCGATGAATCTGTTGCAGCAGCAATCACGACTCTTTCAGCTGGTGATCTTATGGCGTACATTGATTATGGTGGTCCTCCAGAGGGCTTGGTTGAATTGGTGAATATGAGGTTACATGAAAAAAAAACTTGGCCTGATGCTAGAACTGATGGACGAAGAGTTTTCCGTGTAGTTTACATCGTCTTCAGCTTCTAG